One part of the Helicobacter cetorum MIT 99-5656 genome encodes these proteins:
- the tnpA gene encoding IS200/IS605 family transposase — translation MKQIDNIRHGRHCVFLMHVHLVFVTKYRRKAFNKEVIDFLGSVFAKVCKDFESELVEFDGESDHVHLLINYPPKVSVSRLVNSLKGVSSRLVRQQNFKNVKATLWGNHLWSPSYFAGSCGGAPLEIIKQYIQEQETPH, via the coding sequence ATGAAACAAATTGATAATATTAGACATGGCAGACATTGTGTTTTTTTAATGCATGTGCATTTAGTATTTGTAACTAAATATAGGCGTAAAGCATTCAACAAAGAAGTTATAGACTTTTTAGGTTCTGTATTTGCTAAGGTATGCAAAGACTTTGAAAGCGAGTTAGTAGAATTTGATGGGGAAAGCGACCATGTGCATTTACTTATCAATTATCCACCAAAAGTTAGTGTTAGTAGGTTAGTTAATTCTTTAAAGGGTGTTAGTAGTCGTTTGGTTAGACAACAAAATTTTAAAAATGTTAAAGCTACTTTGTGGGGCAATCATTTATGGTCGCCTAGTTATTTTGCTGGAAGCTGTGGGGGTGCTCCTTTAGAAATCATTAAGCAATATATCCAAGAGCAAGAAACACCACATTAG